The Pseudonocardia broussonetiae DNA segment CAGCCGGCCAGCAGCAGCGCACCGCTGGTGGCCAGGCCGACAGCGGCAACTCGGGCACGGGCGCTGTGCCGCACGATCTTCACGTGAAGGTTCCTCCGTCGTAGGACCGCAAGGGTCGGTGCGGCTCGGGGTGGCCGCTCGCCGAGGACGGTAGGTAGCGCCGGTGGACGCGCTCCCCCGAACAGATGAACGCGGAATGAACACATCACCGAAGGTGAGGCAGGACACCCGTTCGGTGGGGGTCGTGATCGCCCCGTGACCTGCGCGTTCCGTTGCGCCGGTCACATGGCGAACCGGTGAACTGCGCGTGGCCGTCAGCCCGCGGGGGCTGCGTTCCGGGCGAACAGGACATCGCTGTGGCGGACGGTGAAACCGAGCTTGCGGTACACCCGCACGGCCGCCTCGTTGTCGGACTCGACGTAGAGCAGCACCTGCCGCAGGCCCCGCGCGTGCAGGTGCCGCAGCCCCGCGATCGTCAGCGCGGCGCCCAGCCCGGTGCCCTGCGCCGACGGGTCGACGCCGAGCACGTAGACCTCCCCGATCCGCTCGGGCTCGGTGTGGACCTTGGTCCAGTGGTAGCCGAGCAGCCGGTCGGAGGGGTCGACGGCGAGCAGGAAGCCCTCCGCGTCGAACCACGGCTCGGCCTCGCGCTCGGCGACCTGCTCGCGCCCCCAGCCGCCCTGCTCGGGGTGCCAGTCGAACGCGGCGTTGTTGACGCGCAGGAACGCTTCCTCGTCGGCGCCCACGACGAACGGGCGCAGTGTGACGCCCGCGGGGAGCTCGACGGCGGCGGGCGCGTCGGGCATCTCCCGGTGCATCTGCCAGAGCTCGCGGACCCGCACCAGACCGAACTCGGCGGCCAGCGCGACGGCCCCCGGGTGCTCGCCGTGGGCCCAGACGCGCAACTCAGCGTCACCGGCCCGGTCCACGAGCGAGTGCACGATCCGACGGCCCAGACCGGCGCGCCGGTGGCGCGGGTGCACGACCAGCTCGCCGCCGCCCGCCGGGTCGAGGTGCGCGAAGCCGACGAGGTCGTCGCCGTCGAGGGCCAGCAGGTGCGCGGCGCCGGCGCTGCGCAGCTGCAGCAGCACCTCGTCGGAGAGGGGGGCGCTGCCGTCGGCGGCCGCGGCGGCGGAGGCCAGGGCGCGGACCACCGCCACGCCGTCGTCGTCGAGCCCGGCGCGCCACTGCAGTTCGGTCACATGATCGAGCCTACGCGCGGAAGCTCAGCCGCTCGTCGGCGTCGGCGTCCTCGTCGTCGGCCTCCAGGGTGGGCGCGCCGATCGCCCCGCGGCCGGGGCGCACGAACTTGTAGCCCACGTTGCGCACGGTGCCGATCATCTGCTCGTGCTCGGTGCCGAGCTTGGCGCGCAGGCGGCGCACGTGGACGTCGACGGTGCGGGTGCCACCGAAGAAGTCGTAGCCCCACACCTCCTGGAGCAGCTGCGCGCGGGTGAACACCCGGCCCGCGTGCTGCGCCAGGTACTTGAGCAGCTCGAACTCCTTGTAGGTGAGCTCCAGCAGCCGCCCGCGCAGGCGCGCCGCGTACGTGGCCTCGTCGATGACCAGCTCGCCGAGCACCAGCGCGCCGCTCCCGCCGCCGCTGTCGGCGCCGGGGCGGGCCTTGAGCAGCCGCAGCCGGGCGTCGACCTCGGCCGGACCTGCCCCGGGCAGCAGGATCTCGTCGACGACCCACTCGCCGGACACGGCCACCAGGCCGCCCTCGGTGAGGATCGCGACGACCGGCACGTCGGTGCCCGTGCTCCCCAGCAGGCGGCACAGGCTGCGCGCGGCGACCAGGTCGGTGCGGGCGTCGACGAGGACCGCGTCGTGCGGACCCGCGTCCAGCAGCGCCGCCACCTCGGGCGCGGCGGTGCGCACGCCGTGCGGCAGGAGCGTGAGCGCCGGCAGCACCGAACCCGGGTCGGGGTCGGCCGTCAGCAGAAGGAGCTCCATCTGTTCCTCCTCATCGGGGCGTCGTTCGCCCCCTCTGGAGAAACGGCGGGCGACGTTGACGCACCGTGTTCACATCCACGTGATCGGGACGAGACCCGCGCGGATCGACGAAGAATAGCCCGCGACCGGCCCGGAGCCCTAGTACCGCGGCACAGGTCACGACCCGGGGACGGCCGGGGACCCGCCCCGCTCTACGGTCTCCGGGGTGACCGCAGTCGTCGTCGGAGGTCGGATGAAGCGCCTGATCGTCGGACTCGTGGTGCTCGCCGGAGTGCTCGTGGGGCTCGACTTCGGTGCCGCCGCGCTCGCCGAGTCGGCCGTCTCCCGGCAGATGCGCGAGCAGATCGGCCTGCCCGACGACCCGGACGTCCGCATCAACGGCTTCCCGTTCGTCACGCAGGCGCTGGCCGGGCGCTACTCCAGCATCGACGTCACCGCCGACCGGCTGCAGGTCGGCGACCTGCAGGAGGTCGAGATCGTCGCGCAGCTCCGCGACGTCGACGCCCCGCTGTCGGAGGTGCTCGGGTCCGGTCCGACGTCGCTGCGCGTCGCCGAGGCCGACGGCACCGTCCGGATCGGCGCCGACGACATCGAGCGGCTGCTGGGCAGCGTCGACAAGCTGCGCATCGAGTCGCTCGACGCCGACGCGCTCGAGGCGGCCGTCGAGGACGGGGCGGACCCGTCGCTCGCCGACGTCGACCCCGACACGGTCGCCCGGCTCGTCGGCACCACCGCGGTGCTCGGCGAGGACACCGAGGTCTCCGCGATCGTCGGCCTCGACCTCGCCGAGGGGCTCGTGCGGATCGTCCCGCGCGACGTCCGCATCGGCGGCCCCGACGCCGCGCCGCTGCCGGAGTCCGTGCAGAGCTCGCTGGCCGACCGGTTCACCGTCGAGGTCGACCCGGGCTCGCTCCCGCTGCAGGTCACGCCGACCGAGCTGAAGGCCGTCGACGGCGTCCTGGAGATCAGCGGCAGCACGACCGACCTGCTGCTCGGCGCCCCGGCCACCACGACCGGGTGACCCCCGCGGACTAAACCGGCACCGGCCGGCGTTGGCGCGCGTGTGGACCTCCTCGGCGTGACGGTGCTGGTCGCCGCCCTGGTGCTCGCCACGGCCGTGGGCCTGGTGCTGCGCCGCCGCGACGGGCGCCTGCGCGCCACCGCCGACCGCCGCGGGGCGAGCGGTGGTGGGGCGGCCGGCGGGTGGGCCCTGGCCGGCACCGCGCCCGCCGACGGCGACCGCGTGCTGCTGCTGCAGCTCTCCTCCCCGGTCTGCACGCCGTGCCGGCGCACCGCGGAGCTGATCGACGACCTGCGGGCGCGGCAGCCGGGCGTCGCGCACGCCGAGGTGGACGTCGCCGAGCGGCCGGAGGTCGCGCGCGCCCTCGGGGTGCTGCGCACGCCCACCGTCGTCGCCTTCGACCGGTCCGGCGCGGAGTTCGTCCGGGTCTCCGGCCTGCCCCGCGCGGCCGAGCTGGAGGCCGCGCTCGCCCCGGCCCTGGGTGCGCTGTGAGGAACGGGTCCGTCCGACCTGCGGGATCACGCTCCTGCAGGTCGGGACGCTGGGTTAGGCTCGTACCGTGTTCTGGCCGTTGACCCGTCGCCGCGCAGTGGACCTGTGCCGCGTCGGCAGCTGCCTGTGTCACGCCTCCTGAGCATCCGCGTCCCTCATCCGCTCGTCTCAGGAGCACCTCCATGTCCGCAACGGACCCCCCGCTCGATCCGCGCGGCGTCCGCTTCGCCGCGGCGCTGTCCACCGTCGTGCTCGCGGTCGTGCTGCTCACCGGCAGCGGCTGGCTGCTCGCCGCGCAGGCCGTGGTGTTCGCGCTCGCCGCGTTCGCCGGGCCGCGCTTCGCGCCGTACCCGCTGCTGTTCCGCACGCTCGTCGCACCGCGGCTGAGCCCGCCCACCGAGCGCGAGGACGCCGCCCCCGTGCGGTTCTCGCAGCTCGTCGGGTTCGTGTTCGCCGTCGTCGGCACGGTCGGCTACCTCACCGGGCTCTCCGTGCTCGGCGTCGTCGCCACGGCGTTCGCGCTCGTCGCCGCCTTCCTCAACGCGGCCTTCGGCTTCTGCCTGGGCTGCGAGATGTACGCCCTCCTCCACCGATTCCGCACGCACCGCAACCAGCAGGGAGCCACAGCATGAGCCGCGAGGACGTCCTCGTCACCGCCGATTGGGCCGAGAAGAACATCGGCACCGACGGCATCGTGTTCCTCGAGGTCGACGAGGACACCGCCGCCTACGACGGCGGCCACCTGGCCGGCGCCGTGAAGGTCAACTGGACCACCGAGCTCCAGGACTCCGTCCGCCGCGACATCGTCGACGCCGACCAGTTCGGCGCGCTGCTCTCGGCCAAGGGCGTCTCCAACGACGACACCGTGGTCCTCTACGGCGGCAACAACAACTGGTTCGCCGCCTACGCGTACTGGCAGTTCAAGCTGTACGGGCACGCCGACGTGAAGCTGCTCGACGGCGGCCGCAAGAAGTGGGAGCTCGACGGGCGCCCGCTCACCACCGACAGCACCGAGCGCACCCCCACGACCTACACGGCGAAGCCCGCCGACACCTCGATCCGCGCCTTCCGCGACGAGGTCGTCGAGGCCATCGGCAGCCAGAACCTGGTCGACGTCCGCTCGCCCGACGAGTTCTCCGGCAAGATCCTGGCGCCGGCGCACCTGCCGCAGGAGCAGTCGCAGCGGCCCGGCCACATCCCCGGCGCCATCAACATCCCGTGGAGCAAGGCGGCCAACGAGGACGGCACGTTCAAGTCCGACGAGGACCTCGCCAAGCTGTACGGCGACGAGGGCTTCGACGGCTCGCGCCCGACCATCGCCTACTGCCGCATCGGTGAGCGCAGCTCGCACACCTGGGTCGTGCTGCACGAGCTGCTCGGCCACGGTGACGTCAAGAACTACGACGGCAGCTGGACCGAGTACGGCTCGCTCATCGGGGTCCCGATCGAGCTCGGCGCGGGGAGCAAGGGCTGATGTGCGGCGCTCCTGACCAGTCCGTGTCGCTGCCCCCGGGCACCGACCTCAGCAAGGAGACCGTCCTCGCCGGGCGCGTCGTCGCGGGCGGCGAGCCCGTCGGCGGCGCCTTCGTCCGGCTGCTCGACGGCACCGGCGAGTTCACGGCCGAGGTCGTGGCCAGCGCGAGCGGCGACTTCCGCTTCTTCGCCGCCCCCGGCACCTGGACGCTGCGCGCGCTGAGCCGCAGCGGCAACGGGGAGGCCGTGCTCGAGGCCGACGCCCCCGGCCTGCACCAGACGCTGGTGTCGGTGGCCTGAGCGCCCCTCCACCCGGCCACCGCGCCACGGCCACCCGCTCCACGGCGCCGCTCCACCGCCACCGCCACGTGGCAGGAAGGCCACCTTCACGCAACCTCGTTGTGTGAAGGTGGCCTTCCTGCAACAGGCGGGCCGGTGGTGCCACTAGGGTGGCTCCCCGTGCACTGGTTCTTCACCGGCCTGCTGATCGCGGCCAGCGGCGGCACGGTGGCCTACACCGGCTACCTGCTCCGACGGCTGTTCACCACCGAGCCGACGCCCGGGACCGTCACGGAGCCGGCGTCGTGAGCGGGCCCGACGGCGAGATCCCCGGCACCATCACCGGCCCGGCCAACGCCGCCCCCGACTCGCCCCGCCGCAACCGGCCGCGCTTCGAGGACCTCCCCGTCCCCGACGACACCGCCAACCTGCGCGAGGGTCCCGACCTGCACCAGCAGTGCCTGGGCCTGCTGCCGCTGATCGGCGTGTGGCGCGGGGCGGGCGAGGTCGTCTACCCGACGATCGACGGTCCCTTCGCCTACGGCCAGCAGCTCGTCTTCGCCCACGACGGGCGCCCGTTCCTGTCCTACGAGGCGCGCGCCTGGCTGCTCGACGACGACGGGAAGGTCATCCGGCCCGCCGCCCGGGAGACGGGCTTCTGGCGCCCGCAGGAGGGCAGGCAGCTCGAGGTGCTCCTAACCCACGCCACGGGGATCGTCGAGGTCTTCTACGGCCGCGCGCTCGACCTCCGCTCGTGGGAGATCGAGACCGACGCCGTCGTGCGCACGCCGACCGCGCAGGACGTGCAGGCCTCGCACCGGCTCTACGGGCTCGTGGAGGGCGGCGACCTCGCCTACGTCGACGAGCGCGCGATGATGGGCCAGCCGATGCAGCCGCACCTCTCGGCGCGCCTGAGCCGCATCGCGGGCTGACGCCTCAGCCCACCCGCACGCGCGTCAGCCCACGCCGACGCGGTCGGGCAGGTCGCGCAGCTCGGCGTCGGACAGCCCGGACAGGCGCGCCAGCTGGTCGCGCCCCAGCCCGGTGTCGGCGAGCCGGGCGAGCACCGACCGCAGCGCCTCGCGCTCGTGGCGGACCGAGTCGGTGAGCCGAGCGAGCTGGCGCCGGCAGGCGTCGAGCTCGACGGTGGCGCCGACCGCGCGCACCGGGTCGTCCAGCAGGACCGCGAGCAGGCGGTCGCGGGCGTCGCCGCGGGCACTGGGGGCGACGTCGGGCGTCACGGTCTCGCGCGGCGGGGCGGCGTCGCGGCTCCCCTGGTCCGGAGCCGGCGGCTCGGGCGCGGCCGGGTGCGCGGTGCCGTTGCGGGCAGCGGCGGCCGGGTGCGCGGCGCCGTTGCGCGCAGCGGTGTCCGGTGCGGGCGCCCTCAGGCCGGTGGCCGGCTCACTCGGCGTCGAGCCGCCCGACCGCGCCTGCGCCTCGCGCGCGGCCAGGGCCTGCGCGACGGCCGCGGCGACCGTGCGGCCGGAACCGACGCGCTCGGTGGGGTCGGACCACGCGCCGTCGTGACCGGTGCCGTTCCCGGGATCGGGGTCGGCGCCGGCGTCGGTTCCCACGACGGGGTCGGCCACCATCGGGTCGGCGACCGTCGCGGCGAGGGCACGGGCGCGCCGACGCCGCCGTGCAACGAGGAGGAAAGCCACGAGGGCGATGACGAGGAGCAGGGCTCCGGCACCGACCGGGACCAGCACCTCAGGCGTCAGAGCCAGCTGCATGGTTGCGCACCGTACGCCGTCCGGCGTAACGATGTGCAACCAGCCTCACGCGGAGCGTGACGACGAACTGGGCCGGGAGTCGCTCGTCCGGCCGTCGGACTGGTCGGTCCGACCGGTGCCGGGCGCCGGGGAGAGGACCGTCGGCTCGTCGGGGCGGACGGTGCCGGACGGCGACGGCTCGGCACCCGCGGCCTGCTCCGGGCGCCGCACGACCGACGTGCGCTCGCCCGCGGCCTGCGCATCCGGCGTGGTCGCACGCTGCGCCGGCCGGAACAGGTCGGCCGGTTCGGGCTCGGGCGCGCTGCGCGGGCGCATCGACGGCCCGCTGTCGTTCACGGCCGGGTAGGCACCGGTCGGCAGCCGGTGGGCGGCCTTGCCGGCCTCGCGCTCGGGCCGGGCCGTGGGCGCCTTGTCCTTCGCCGTGACGACGTCGGACGCCGGGGAGGCGGTGGGAGAACCACCCGGACGTGGGTCACCCGACTGCGCCCGGGCCGCCTGCGGCTGGCCGTTCTGGGGCTGGCCGTGGGACGCCTGCCCGTTCTGGGACTGGCCGTTCTGGGACTGGCCGTTCTGGGACTGGCCGTTCTGGGGCTGCCCGTTCTGGGGCTGCCCGTTCTGGGGCTGCCCGTTCTGGGGCTGGCCGTTCGACGCCGGCCCGTTCTGCGGCCGGCCGTTCTGCGCACCGGCGGCGGCCCCGGGGCGGACGGCCTCGGTCTGCTGCTGCTGGGCCGGCTGCGATGCACGGGTGATGGCGGCCCCGCCGGGGGTACCGACGCCCCGGTCGGCCGGGCGCTCGCCGTCGGACCGCTCGGTCCGGTTCTCGGCAGAGGCAGAGGGGGCCGAGGCGGCGGGGGACGCGGAGGACCCGGACGGACGGGCGGAACCGTCACGCTCACCGGCCGACGATCCGGACCCGACCGGCTGCGCGCCGGTGGACCGGGCGGCGGACGGGGACCCGGCAGGCTGTGCCCCCGCGGGCTGCGAGCCCGCGGACGGCGACCCGGCCGGCTGCGACCCGGCCGACGGCGAGCCCGGAGCCGACGACGGGGACGAGGCGCCGGCGGGCGGGCCGGCGTGCGAACCCGTGGCCCGGACGGGCGTCGGCGACGGCGTGCCGCGACCGGGCGTGGGCGACGGCCGGGACGGCTCGGCGGACCCACCGGGGCCGCGGCGGTCGCCGGAGCCCGGGCCCGGGGGCAGCGCGGTGGTGGCCGGGCCGGAGCCCGGCGCGCTGCCGGTCGGGGCCGGTGCCGGCTTCTCCGGCGACGGGCCCGGGGGGCCGGCGGCGGGGGCGGGCTGCGACGCGCGGCGCGCGTCGCCGTCGGGCGCACCGGGCGCGGGGCGGGGCGGGGCACCGGCGGGGCGGGGGCCGAACTCGGGCCGGCCGTGCCGGGAGAGGTCGCCGTCGCGGCGACCCGGCAGCGGGTGGTTGCCCGGCTCGTGCGCGGGCATCGCCGCGGTCGGGGCCGCCAGCAGGCCCTCGAGCTGGGAACGCATCCGCGTGAGCTCGGCCAGCACGGCGTCGCGCTGCCGGATGAGGTCGGCGACCTGGGCGCGCACGCCCTCGGTCTCGGCGCGGGCCGCACGGTGGGCGTTGCGCCGGATCTCGGCGGCCTCCTCCTCGGCGGCCGCGAGGATGCTCTCCATGCGGTCGGTGAAGGTGCCGATGGTGTCCGGGTCGCCGGCCTGGCCGCCGGGCCGTGGGCGCGGCGTCGGACGGGGCCGCATCGGCTGGCTGGCGGAGACGACGGGCATCGGCTGACTGCGCGCGACGTCGAGATCGGCGCGCATCCGGGCGAGGACCCGCTGCAGCCGGTCGACGTGCTCGTCGACCTGGCGCCGGTCGTAGCCGCGCAGCACGACGTCGAAGCGTGGCGCGCCGGGCACCCCCGCGTCACTCGTCATCGCTAGCCCTCCCGTGCGTGCCGTCACCGTGCATTCCGCCGAGGGTAGGGGGGTCGTTTCGCCCGATCCCGGCCGTTCACCCTTTCGCAGCATACCGAGAGGGCCGTCGACCGGCAGCCGCGGTTCGGGACGAAGCGGCCGACGGGCACCCCGTGCGGCGGCCTACCATCGGTTCCGTGGACACCTCGACGCGGCTCGACACCGCAGGTGAGCGGCGCGACGACGCCGACGGACCGGAGGACCTCAGGCGCACGCTGCACCAGCGCGGCTTCCGGATGACCCCCCAGCGGCAGCTGGTGCTCGACGCCGTGCGCGACCTCGGTCACGCCACCCCGGAGCGCATCTGCGCGCAGGTGCAGGCCGTCGCGCCCGCCGTCAACATCACCACGATCTACCGCACCCTGGACCTGCTGGAGAAGCTCGGGCTGGTGCGGCACACCCACCTGGGCCACGGCGCCCCGAACTACTCCGAGGCCGAGCACCAGCACGTGCACCTCGTCTGCCACGAGTGCGGGGCCGTCACCGAGACTCCCACCGATCTGATGAACGAGCTGTCCTCCCGGTTGCGCGGGTCGGTCGGGTTCGAGCTCGACGTCACCCACGTCGCGCTGTCGGGCCGCTGCCGCGACTGCGCCGCGGAGGCGGGCGCGTGACCGGCACCGAGCTGACGCCCGACGCCCCCGACCGCGACGCAGCGGTGCCCCCGCACCGCGGCGACCCGCTCGCCGAGCAGCGCCGGATGGCCCGCGGCGCCGCGGTGGTCGACCGCAGCCACCGCGGGGTGATCGCCGTGACGGGCGAGGACCGGCTGAGCTGGCTGCACCTGCTGCTCACCCAGCACGTCAGCGAGCTGCCCGCCGACACCGGCACCGAGGCGCTGATCCTCGACCTCAACGGCCGCGTCCTGCACCACATGGTCGTGGCGCACACCGCCGACACCGTGTACCTCGACACCGAGCCCGGCGACGTCCCGCCGCTGCTGGACTACCTGACCAAGATGGTGTTCTGGTCGAAGGTCGAGCCGCGCGACGCCACGGCGGAGCTCGCGGTGCTCAGCGTGGTCGGCCCCGACACGGCCGACGTCCTCACCGCGGCCGGCGTCCCGGTGCCCGGGCGGCCGCACGGCGCGCTCGCGCTGCCCGGCGGCGGGGTGGTCCGGCGGATGCCGTGGCCCGGCGTCGACGCGGCCGACCTGCTGGTCCCCCGCGCCGAGCAGGACGCCTGGTGGCGGCGGCTCACCGACGCCGGAGCCCGCGAGGCGGGGACGATGGCCTTCGAGGCGCTGCGCGTGGAGTCCGGGCGACCGCGGCTGGGCCTGGACACCGACGAGCGCACGATCCCGCACGAGGTCGGCTGGATCGGCGAGGCCGTCCACCTGACGAAGGGCTGCTACCGGGGCCAGGAGACGGTGGCGCGGGTCGCGAACCTCGGACGCCCGCCCCGCCGCCTGGTCCTGCTGCACCTGGACGCGGGCGACGAGCACCTGCCCGTGCCCGGCGACCCGGTCACCCACGGCGGCCGGACGGTCGGCCGCGTGGGCACCGTCGTGCAGCACCACGAGCTCGGGTCGGTGGCGCTGGCGCTGGTCAAGCGCTCGGTGGCGGTCGACGCCGACCTCGTCGCCGGGGTCGACGAGCGGGCGTCCCCGGCCCGGATCGACCCCGACTCGGTGCCGGCGGAGGACGGCGCCCCGCCGCCCGGGCGCGCGGCGCAGGGCGGCCTGCGCGGCTGACCCCCCTCCGCCGCCGGGCCGCGCGGGTCGCCGCCGTCCCCCCAGTTGCAGGAAGGCCACCTTGAGGACGACAACCGTCCACAAGGTGGCCTTCCTGCAATCCTGGGCGTGACCTGGTGCGTCCAATAGGTGGGACGGTGCTCCCGCATCGCGAGAACCCGGCGTAGCGTCCGCGACGTGGACGCACCCCGTTACCGCTGGGTGGTGCTCGCCGTCGGCAGCGCCGCCCAGGCCGCCACCGCGGCCTACTTCCTGGGTCTCGCCGCCGTCACGCCGGCGCTGCGGGCGCACTTCGACCTCGACCTCGCCGGCGTCGGCCTGATGATCGGCGCGATCTCGGTCGGGCTGGTGCCCACCCTCATCCCGTGGGGCGCGGCCGCCGACCGGTTCGGCGAGCGCGGCGTCATGGCGATCGGTCTGGTCGGCTCGGCCGCCGCGCTGGCCGCGGCGGCGCTGGTCCCGCACCCGCTCGCCGCCGGCGCGCTGCTCATGCTTGCCGGGGCATCGGGCGCGTCGGTCAACGCCGCCAGCGGGCGCGCGGTGATGACCTGGTTCCCGGCCCGCAGCCGGGGTCTGGCGATGGCCGTGCGGCAGACGTCGGTGCCGGTCGGGGCCGCGCTGGCCGCGGTCGCACTACCGGCCGTGGCCACGGCCGGCGGGGTGCCTGCGGTGTTCCTCGTGCTCGCCGCGGTCTGCCTGCTCGCGGCCGTGGCCGTGGCCGCGTTCGTCCGCGAGCCACCGGACGCCCCGGCACGGGGCTCCCGCCCCGCGGGCCGGATGCTCGACGTCCTGGCCGACCGCCGGCTGCAGCGCCTCAGCGCGGGCGGGCTGCTGCTGGTCGTCCCGCAGTTCCTGGGCTCGGTCTTCCTCGTCGAGGTCCTGCACACCGGCAGCGGGATGCCGCTGGCCGCCGCCGGGGCCCTGCTGGCGCTCACGCAGGTGCTGGGTGCCGCCGGGCGGCTCGGCAACGGGTTCTGGTCCGACCGCGCGGGCAGCAGGCTGCGGCCGCTGCGGATCGTCGCCGCGCTCGTCGCCGTCGGCTTCGGCGCCGCCGCGCTGCTCCAGCCGGGTCCGGTCGTCCTGCTCGCCGTGGTGCTCGTCCCCGCCGCCGCGCTGGCCATCAGCTGGAACGGGCTGGTCTTCACCGCCGCGGGCGAGCTCGCCCCGCCCGGTCGGGCCGCGACCGCGATGGCCGTGTCCAACACCGCCAACTACCTCGCCGCCGCCGCGACCCCGGTGGTGGGCGGGTTCGTCGCGCAGGTCGCCGGGTGGCCCGCGATGCTCGCCCTCGGCACGGTCGCCGCGGCACTAGCACTCCTCACCCTCCGGGGCCTCCGGGAGCCGGGTGACGCAGGCAACGTGACACCGCCGGTGCCACGTCGCACGCCCGGGCGTAGGCACGGTACGGTGGTGACAGGACACTGATGACATGAATGGGGCCGCCGAGACATCCGGCCGCCCCTTCCCTGTTGTAAGGGGGACCAGCCATGGGGCGCGGACGAGCCAAGGCCAAGCAGACGAAGGTGGCCCGGGAACTCAAGTACAGCTCCCCCACCATGGATCTCGACGCGTTGCAGCGCGAGATCGGCGTCGGCGGTGGGACGGTGCTCCACGACACGGAGGCGGAGGACGAGTACGACCCCTACGCCCCCGAGTCCGACAGGGACGACGACTACCGGCGTTGACCGGGTTCCACGCAGCACGACGAACGAGGTAGCGGGCCGGGCCGACTACTTGTTATGGTTCAAACATAACAAGTAGGAGGTTCCGGTGCCCCGCACCCGTCTTCTCGCCGCCGTTCCGCACCTGCCGGCCCAGCTGCCGGCGTGCGCTCTGCTCGTACTGGCGGCCGACCGGTTGCCCGATCCGGTCGCGAGCCACTTCGCGCTGGACGGCACCGCCGACGGCTACACCGGACGCGTGGCGCTCCTCGCCGTGCAGATCGGGCTGGCGCTGTTCCTCACCGTCCTGTTCGGCCTGCTCGCCGGATCGGCGCGCGGCGCACGGTCGGCCACCGGACCCGACGGGGGGCGCCTCACCGTCGGCCTGTCGTGGGCCGTCGCGGCGCTCGTCGGCGTGATCACCTGCGCCGCCGCCGCGGCCAACCTCGACCTGGCCGACGCCGCCGACGCCGTGCTGGAGCCGTGGTGGCTCGCCGCCGGGCTCGTGGCGGGCGCCGCCGTCGGGTGGGTCGTCCACCGCCTGACGCCGGCGAGCCCGACCGCCGCCCCGGCCGCACCCGCCGCGGTGCCCGCCGTCGAGCTCGGGGACACCGAGCGGGCGAGCTGGTCGCGCACCGTCGTCTCGCGCCCGCTGGCCGGGCTCGGTGCGGCGCTCCTGCTGGGCGCCGCGGCGCTCGGACCGGTCGGGGCCCCGCTGGTCGCGG contains these protein-coding regions:
- a CDS encoding MFS transporter yields the protein MDAPRYRWVVLAVGSAAQAATAAYFLGLAAVTPALRAHFDLDLAGVGLMIGAISVGLVPTLIPWGAAADRFGERGVMAIGLVGSAAALAAAALVPHPLAAGALLMLAGASGASVNAASGRAVMTWFPARSRGLAMAVRQTSVPVGAALAAVALPAVATAGGVPAVFLVLAAVCLLAAVAVAAFVREPPDAPARGSRPAGRMLDVLADRRLQRLSAGGLLLVVPQFLGSVFLVEVLHTGSGMPLAAAGALLALTQVLGAAGRLGNGFWSDRAGSRLRPLRIVAALVAVGFGAAALLQPGPVVLLAVVLVPAAALAISWNGLVFTAAGELAPPGRAATAMAVSNTANYLAAAATPVVGGFVAQVAGWPAMLALGTVAAALALLTLRGLREPGDAGNVTPPVPRRTPGRRHGTVVTGH
- a CDS encoding DUF1648 domain-containing protein; translated protein: MPRTRLLAAVPHLPAQLPACALLVLAADRLPDPVASHFALDGTADGYTGRVALLAVQIGLALFLTVLFGLLAGSARGARSATGPDGGRLTVGLSWAVAALVGVITCAAAAANLDLADAADAVLEPWWLAAGLVAGAAVGWVVHRLTPASPTAAPAAPAAVPAVELGDTERASWSRTVVSRPLAGLGAALLLGAAALGPVGAPLVAVVALAAAGLLVAATSAVRVTVDRRGLRVGLGPVGWPRIVVPLSDVASAMVDDVSAAEFGGWGYRVVPGGSGVVLRSGPALVVVRRSGRRFAVTVDDPQTAAGLLNGILAC
- a CDS encoding DUF3073 domain-containing protein produces the protein MGRGRAKAKQTKVARELKYSSPTMDLDALQREIGVGGGTVLHDTEAEDEYDPYAPESDRDDDYRR